In a single window of the Terriglobus roseus genome:
- the hrpB gene encoding ATP-dependent helicase HrpB, producing MAATPRKPALPIDDLLPEITAALRAGNNLVLQAEPGAGKTTRVPPALLEVVPGEVIVLEPRRLPARMAARRVAWERNEQAGETVGFQVRFEEAIGPKTRLRFVTEGILVRRLISDPLLPGVDAVVLDEFHERHIDSDLALALLRRLQQTTRPDLKIIVMSATLDAAPVAAFLGNCEMLYAAGRVFPLTVEYTPYSVEPLHVQVRQAVERLHRERHAGHTLVFLPGAAEIRRTMRECDGIARSAGLLMLPLYGDLSPAEQDRAVGPSTQPKLILSTNVAESSVTVEGVTAVIDSGLARVAAHSPWTGLPTLEIRRISKASATQRGGRAGRTAPGRVLRLYAEADFAQRAEHDRPEILRTDLSQLALTLRALDLRMGDVAWLDAPEAIAVDHAEALLDRLGAVGAMARRLARFPLPPRLARMLVAAEDSGVGQEGATAAALLSVGASVERNDLLEAMDAQFAVPDHRVRQTESQLRRLVGKAQPRHTGDSDEPLLRAMLQGFPDRVARRRTGKEILLGTGITAEMTGAAPQYEFMVVLDAEDRSDKPLPLVRMAARFEPDWLIDLFPDRVREESTLVWNRSAQRVEATTSLRYEGLLLQEWRDAKPDAEAAAAMLAHEAVVAGIARFVDEAAMENLQARAAFAGLDAPDVEAELRQLCLGLTRFSMDELRKAAVGLLPSMEARLDAHRLRDLAPGTLKLKAGRALKVHYETGKPPWIESRMQDFFGMTDGPRIGPEQTPVVMHLLGPNNRAVQTTADLAGFWQRLYPEVRRGLMRRYPKQKWPENPLRPNAQPKLA from the coding sequence ATGGCCGCCACCCCCCGCAAACCCGCACTCCCCATCGACGACCTCCTCCCCGAGATCACGGCAGCCCTACGCGCCGGCAACAACCTCGTCCTGCAGGCAGAACCCGGCGCCGGCAAGACCACCCGCGTCCCACCCGCACTCCTCGAGGTCGTTCCCGGCGAAGTCATCGTCCTTGAACCGCGTCGACTCCCCGCACGCATGGCCGCACGCCGCGTCGCATGGGAGAGGAACGAGCAGGCCGGCGAAACCGTCGGCTTCCAGGTGCGCTTCGAAGAAGCCATCGGCCCGAAGACGCGCCTTCGCTTCGTCACCGAAGGCATCCTTGTACGCCGCCTCATCAGCGACCCGCTCCTCCCCGGCGTCGACGCCGTCGTACTCGATGAGTTCCACGAGCGCCACATCGACAGCGACCTCGCGCTCGCACTCCTCCGTCGCCTGCAGCAGACCACGCGCCCCGACCTCAAGATCATCGTCATGTCCGCCACACTCGACGCGGCCCCCGTCGCAGCCTTCCTCGGCAACTGCGAGATGCTCTACGCCGCCGGCCGAGTCTTCCCGCTCACCGTCGAATACACGCCCTACTCCGTCGAGCCACTGCACGTGCAGGTACGACAGGCCGTCGAACGCCTGCATCGCGAAAGGCACGCGGGCCACACCCTCGTATTCCTGCCCGGCGCCGCCGAGATCCGCCGCACCATGCGCGAGTGCGACGGCATCGCCCGCTCCGCCGGCCTGCTCATGCTGCCGCTCTACGGCGACCTCTCACCCGCCGAGCAGGACCGCGCCGTCGGCCCCAGCACACAGCCCAAGCTCATCCTCTCCACCAACGTCGCCGAGAGCTCCGTCACCGTCGAAGGCGTCACCGCCGTCATCGATAGCGGCCTCGCACGCGTCGCCGCACACTCACCGTGGACCGGCCTTCCGACACTCGAGATCCGTCGCATCAGCAAGGCTTCCGCCACTCAGCGTGGAGGCCGCGCAGGCCGCACCGCACCGGGTCGTGTGCTGCGCCTGTACGCAGAAGCCGACTTCGCACAACGCGCCGAGCACGACCGCCCGGAGATCCTCCGCACCGACCTCTCGCAACTCGCGCTCACCCTGCGCGCACTCGATCTCCGCATGGGCGATGTCGCATGGCTTGACGCACCCGAAGCCATCGCGGTCGATCATGCGGAGGCGCTCCTCGACCGACTCGGCGCAGTCGGCGCCATGGCTCGCCGACTCGCACGCTTTCCGCTGCCGCCACGCCTCGCACGCATGCTCGTCGCGGCAGAGGACTCGGGCGTTGGGCAGGAAGGTGCCACCGCCGCAGCGTTGCTCTCCGTAGGCGCATCCGTGGAGCGCAACGATCTGCTGGAAGCCATGGACGCACAGTTCGCCGTGCCTGATCACCGCGTACGACAGACCGAATCGCAGTTGCGCAGGCTCGTCGGCAAGGCTCAGCCAAGGCACACCGGCGACAGCGACGAACCACTCCTCCGGGCCATGCTGCAGGGCTTCCCCGACCGCGTCGCCCGCCGCCGCACCGGCAAGGAAATCCTGCTGGGCACCGGCATCACGGCAGAGATGACCGGCGCCGCGCCCCAGTATGAATTCATGGTCGTGCTCGACGCCGAAGACCGCAGCGACAAGCCGCTGCCGCTCGTCCGCATGGCCGCACGCTTCGAGCCGGACTGGCTTATCGACCTCTTCCCCGACCGCGTGCGCGAAGAGTCCACGCTCGTCTGGAACCGCTCCGCACAACGCGTCGAAGCTACCACCTCCCTGCGCTATGAGGGCCTGCTGCTGCAGGAGTGGCGCGATGCCAAACCCGACGCGGAAGCCGCCGCTGCCATGCTGGCGCACGAAGCCGTCGTTGCCGGCATCGCTCGCTTCGTCGATGAAGCGGCGATGGAGAACCTGCAGGCACGTGCCGCCTTCGCCGGCCTCGACGCGCCGGACGTTGAAGCCGAACTTCGCCAGCTATGCCTCGGACTCACACGCTTCTCCATGGACGAATTGCGCAAAGCCGCTGTCGGCCTGCTGCCCTCCATGGAAGCGCGGCTCGATGCACATCGCCTGCGCGACCTCGCACCCGGCACACTCAAGCTCAAGGCGGGCCGCGCCCTCAAAGTCCACTACGAGACCGGCAAACCGCCATGGATCGAATCGCGCATGCAGGACTTCTTCGGCATGACCGACGGTCCCCGCATCGGCCCCGAACAGACGCCGGTCGTCATGCACCTGCTCGGCCCCAACAACCGCGCCGTACAGACGACCGCCGACCTCGCAGGCTTCTGGCAACGCCTCTATCCCGAAGTCCGCCGAGGCCTCATGCGCCGCTACCCAAAACAAAAATGGCCCGAAAATCCACTGCGCCCCAACGCCCAACCCAAGCTCGCGTAA
- a CDS encoding Bax inhibitor-1/YccA family protein gives MYVNRTNGFPTVIDVPREGTAPLLAKVLGITALGFFVTAIGVATAPPWSMLPGFIAVLALVFGINAVRRTNAGLAMGLFMALAFFMGWEISPIIHMYVRMIGPGIVFQAAVTTALGMTAMGCVAYLFSIDYRKLSGIALAGLLLLILASVISIFFHFLSPNTYSWIALAIFTALTVADFARIRAGGDGMGAVSLALGIYLDAINIFMILLQLFSGRSRRD, from the coding sequence ATGTACGTCAATCGCACCAACGGATTCCCAACTGTCATCGACGTGCCCCGCGAAGGCACCGCGCCCCTGCTGGCCAAGGTGCTGGGCATTACCGCGCTCGGCTTCTTCGTTACCGCCATCGGCGTCGCCACCGCGCCCCCGTGGAGCATGCTGCCCGGCTTCATCGCCGTCCTGGCGCTGGTCTTCGGCATCAACGCCGTGCGCCGCACCAACGCCGGCCTGGCCATGGGCCTGTTTATGGCGCTCGCCTTCTTCATGGGCTGGGAGATCTCGCCGATCATCCACATGTACGTGCGCATGATCGGCCCCGGCATCGTCTTCCAGGCGGCGGTCACCACCGCGCTCGGCATGACGGCCATGGGCTGCGTCGCCTACCTGTTCAGCATCGACTACCGCAAGCTGTCGGGCATCGCCCTCGCCGGCCTGCTGCTGCTGATCCTGGCCAGCGTGATCAGCATCTTCTTCCACTTCCTGTCGCCCAACACCTACTCGTGGATCGCCCTCGCCATCTTCACCGCGCTCACCGTGGCAGACTTCGCCCGCATCCGCGCAGGCGGCGACGGCATGGGTGCAGTCTCGCTAGCACTCGGCATCTATCTGGACGCAATCAACATCTTCATGATCCTCCTCCAACTCTTCAGCGGCCGCAGCCGCCGCGACTAA
- a CDS encoding energy transducer TonB, with protein MAGQIVTKTTPVYPPIAKAAHVSGAVVLHAVISKTGAIESLSVVSGLEMLRASAVAAVRAWRYRPYLLNGEPTEVETTITVNFSFGG; from the coding sequence ATGGCTGGGCAGATTGTCACGAAGACGACGCCGGTCTATCCGCCCATTGCGAAGGCGGCGCATGTTTCCGGGGCGGTGGTGCTGCACGCCGTCATCTCGAAGACGGGCGCGATTGAGAGCCTGTCGGTGGTGTCCGGGCTGGAGATGTTGCGCGCCAGTGCCGTTGCAGCGGTGCGGGCGTGGAGGTACCGGCCGTACCTGTTGAACGGGGAACCGACGGAGGTGGAGACGACCATTACGGTGAACTTCTCGTTCGGCGGGTAG
- a CDS encoding peroxiredoxin, producing the protein MSLRINDVAPDFTAETTQGPIRFHEFIGDNWVVLFSHPKDFTPVCTTELGAVATLEQQFANRGVKVIGLSVDKVSDHSKWAEDIKDVSGADVTFPIIGDFDLKVAKLYDMLPGDEGDSCEGRTPANNAPVRTVFIIGPDKKIKLTLAYPMTTGRNFDEIIRVLDSMLLTSKFPVATPANWKVGEDVIITGAVSNDDAAVKFPGYKTVKPYLRTTAQPK; encoded by the coding sequence ATGTCACTCCGCATCAACGATGTAGCTCCGGACTTCACCGCTGAAACAACGCAGGGTCCGATTCGCTTTCACGAATTTATTGGCGATAATTGGGTTGTGTTGTTCTCGCACCCGAAGGACTTCACGCCTGTCTGCACCACCGAGCTGGGTGCAGTCGCAACGCTCGAACAGCAGTTTGCCAACCGCGGTGTGAAGGTCATCGGCCTCAGCGTCGACAAGGTCAGCGACCACAGCAAGTGGGCTGAAGACATCAAGGATGTCAGCGGCGCCGATGTTACCTTTCCCATCATTGGGGACTTCGACCTGAAGGTTGCAAAGCTGTATGACATGCTGCCCGGCGACGAGGGCGACAGCTGCGAAGGCCGCACACCTGCCAACAACGCGCCCGTGCGCACCGTATTCATCATTGGACCGGATAAGAAGATCAAGTTGACACTGGCTTACCCGATGACGACCGGCCGTAACTTCGACGAGATCATCCGCGTACTGGACAGCATGCTGCTCACCTCGAAGTTCCCTGTTGCAACACCTGCGAACTGGAAGGTCGGCGAAGATGTCATTATCACCGGCGCAGTTTCGAACGACGACGCGGCCGTGAAGTTCCCGGGGTACAAGACGGTTAAGCCTTACCTTCGCACGACGGCACAACCGAAGTAA
- a CDS encoding PhzF family phenazine biosynthesis protein, giving the protein MSTWFAAGRTLDWAQVDVFAERAYEGNMLAIFPDGRGLTDEQMQSLARETNLSETTFILPTTPEEERAHGVRVRIFTVEEELPFAGHPTLGTASWLWANHALLGGQGEVKLKLNVGTISVRFRKQAEGEAGVYAEMRQRDPEFGASPGQDAIAAACGLAPGDLHRELPPQVVSTGLPFCIVPLASLDALQRLRIDTARMAEALAGTAAKFVYAITPQGKAWRARMPFHGADDPATGSAAGCAISYLVKHGAVPSEAATTIHQGIEVHRPSHIDVRASLRDHAVTDVFVGGRTIPVASGRFTHP; this is encoded by the coding sequence ATGTCAACGTGGTTCGCAGCAGGTCGCACATTGGATTGGGCTCAGGTCGATGTCTTTGCCGAGCGCGCGTATGAGGGCAACATGCTCGCCATCTTCCCCGATGGCCGTGGCCTCACAGACGAACAGATGCAGTCGCTGGCGCGCGAGACCAACCTCTCCGAAACCACCTTCATTCTGCCCACAACACCCGAGGAAGAGCGCGCACACGGCGTCCGTGTGCGCATCTTCACCGTGGAAGAGGAACTGCCGTTCGCAGGTCACCCAACCCTTGGGACCGCAAGCTGGCTGTGGGCGAACCATGCCCTGTTAGGTGGCCAGGGCGAGGTGAAGCTGAAGCTGAATGTCGGTACGATCTCCGTCCGTTTCCGTAAGCAGGCCGAGGGCGAAGCAGGTGTCTACGCCGAGATGCGACAGCGCGATCCCGAGTTTGGCGCGAGCCCTGGTCAGGATGCCATCGCAGCGGCTTGTGGCCTTGCGCCCGGCGATCTCCATCGCGAGCTGCCTCCCCAGGTCGTCAGCACGGGTCTTCCCTTCTGCATTGTGCCGCTGGCATCACTCGATGCGCTGCAGCGCTTGCGCATTGACACGGCACGCATGGCCGAAGCTCTTGCGGGGACTGCAGCGAAGTTCGTCTATGCCATCACGCCCCAAGGCAAGGCGTGGCGCGCACGCATGCCGTTCCACGGCGCGGACGATCCAGCGACTGGCTCCGCTGCGGGATGCGCGATCAGCTACCTGGTGAAGCACGGCGCCGTGCCGTCGGAAGCAGCAACCACCATTCATCAGGGCATCGAGGTTCATCGTCCCTCGCACATCGACGTGCGTGCATCGCTTCGTGACCATGCGGTGACAGACGTGTTCGTGGGAGGGCGCACCATTCCTGTTGCATCGGGGAGATTTACGCACCCGTAA
- a CDS encoding response regulator transcription factor, whose translation MRPKKIILCVDDNEQTLSVRKFLLETRGYRVLSTTSAHEALEIIASYAPGELSLLLTDLIMPQMDGVELIKRVREMGIGLPTLMVSGTVTAFERGNGADVFLPKGACSPVELLERVRVLVARKRGPKKQVQSVPAVAASAPLHALVAA comes from the coding sequence ATGCGCCCCAAGAAGATCATCCTGTGTGTCGACGACAACGAGCAGACCCTCTCCGTTCGCAAGTTCCTTCTGGAGACTCGCGGCTATCGCGTGCTGAGCACCACCAGCGCACACGAAGCGCTGGAGATCATTGCCAGCTATGCGCCTGGTGAACTGTCGCTGCTGCTGACCGACCTGATCATGCCGCAGATGGATGGTGTGGAGTTGATCAAGCGCGTTCGCGAGATGGGGATCGGTCTGCCTACACTGATGGTTTCCGGAACGGTTACGGCCTTCGAACGTGGCAACGGCGCAGATGTCTTCCTGCCCAAGGGCGCATGCTCGCCAGTGGAACTGCTGGAGCGCGTACGAGTCCTGGTGGCCCGCAAGCGCGGACCTAAGAAGCAGGTGCAGTCTGTGCCAGCAGTCGCGGCATCCGCTCCACTGCATGCGCTGGTTGCTGCCTAG
- the recG gene encoding ATP-dependent DNA helicase RecG: protein MLDLATPVQLIKGVGPRNAEALRKRGVENVEDLLYHLPFRYEDRLDPKPLSMLKAGEMASVIGEVRGTAVLKARSMPIFEMTVGQGLSTLKAMWFRGTYLQDKFKPGQMVALYGKLEPSRSSVGSFKMVQPQFEILPGPEDENEAVLLEVGRIVPVYESLGGTTPWGAKLGSRWMRQVVWRLLDDLAAGPQLIDPVPYSLRKRLGLPGRLEALRQAHFPPAGTGMGNLQAFTTPAHARLIFEELFYLELGLELKRMRLRDRAGIAFIADDNVRNAIKQVLPFRPTAAQKRVLGEIVEDMRKPQPMRRLLQGDVGSGKTIVALEAALVAIEGGYQAVLMAPTEILATQHYLSARKLLQRSSRQYKVTLLTGSLDEAEKRRARRRIAAGDAELIIGTQALIQTKVDFANLGLVIVDEQHRFGVRQRFTLMKKDEATEPDVLVMTATPIPRTLALTIYGDLEVSVIDELPPGRSPIVTRRTSEERADDVWEFVRKQVATGRQAYVVYPVIEGTKDDQPELDFPQDPSESAEASQNIKAPSPALKAPAKKAAKKVAAKKTARKSSKKKADDELFEKPSLRAATDMYEELRHGALHGLRLGLLHGRMPSDEKEIIMQQFKRGDIDVLISTTVIEVGVDVPNASLMVIEHAERFGLAQMHQLRGRVGRGSAKSYCILMTGGRVSPEAEQRLDAMVRTQDGFELAELDLQQRGPGEFFGTRQAGLPDFRVANLVRDRRLLELAKSEASDFANLRTKNVTDEERGIVRSQLKLHWQRRYGLVEA, encoded by the coding sequence ATGCTTGATCTCGCCACGCCCGTGCAGTTGATCAAAGGCGTGGGCCCGCGCAACGCGGAGGCGCTGCGCAAGCGCGGCGTTGAGAACGTGGAAGACCTGCTTTATCACCTGCCCTTCCGTTACGAAGACCGTCTGGACCCGAAACCGCTGAGCATGCTGAAGGCCGGCGAGATGGCGTCTGTCATCGGCGAGGTGCGAGGGACCGCGGTGCTGAAGGCGCGGTCCATGCCTATCTTCGAGATGACCGTCGGTCAGGGACTGAGCACACTGAAGGCGATGTGGTTCCGCGGCACCTATCTGCAGGACAAGTTCAAGCCAGGTCAGATGGTCGCGCTCTACGGCAAGTTGGAGCCGTCGCGCTCCAGCGTCGGCAGCTTCAAAATGGTCCAGCCGCAGTTTGAAATCCTGCCCGGACCCGAGGATGAGAACGAGGCCGTGCTGTTGGAAGTGGGCCGCATCGTACCGGTCTATGAGTCACTTGGAGGCACCACGCCGTGGGGCGCAAAGCTGGGTTCACGGTGGATGCGGCAGGTGGTGTGGCGCCTGCTCGACGATCTTGCTGCCGGGCCACAGTTGATCGACCCTGTACCGTATTCGTTACGGAAACGTCTCGGCCTGCCGGGCAGGTTGGAAGCTCTGCGTCAGGCACACTTTCCGCCAGCCGGCACCGGCATGGGGAACCTGCAGGCCTTCACCACGCCCGCGCATGCGCGGCTGATCTTCGAAGAGCTGTTCTATCTGGAACTCGGGCTCGAACTGAAGCGCATGCGACTGCGCGACCGCGCCGGCATTGCTTTCATCGCGGATGACAACGTACGCAATGCCATCAAGCAGGTGCTGCCGTTCCGCCCCACTGCCGCGCAGAAGCGAGTGCTTGGCGAGATTGTGGAAGACATGCGCAAGCCGCAACCCATGCGGCGCCTGCTGCAGGGGGATGTGGGCAGCGGCAAGACTATCGTCGCGCTGGAAGCCGCGCTGGTGGCGATTGAAGGTGGATACCAGGCGGTGCTGATGGCGCCTACAGAGATTCTGGCGACGCAGCACTACCTCTCGGCACGCAAGCTCCTGCAGCGGTCGTCACGGCAGTACAAGGTGACGTTGCTGACGGGGTCGCTGGATGAGGCAGAGAAGCGGCGTGCGCGGCGTCGCATTGCCGCGGGTGATGCGGAACTGATCATCGGCACGCAGGCGCTGATTCAGACCAAGGTGGACTTCGCGAACCTTGGGCTCGTCATCGTGGATGAGCAGCATCGCTTTGGCGTGCGGCAGCGCTTCACACTGATGAAGAAGGACGAAGCAACCGAGCCGGACGTGCTGGTCATGACGGCAACGCCCATCCCACGTACGCTAGCGCTCACCATCTATGGCGATCTCGAGGTCAGCGTCATCGACGAACTGCCGCCGGGCCGCTCGCCCATCGTCACACGCCGCACCAGTGAAGAACGCGCCGACGATGTGTGGGAGTTCGTGCGGAAGCAGGTGGCAACAGGTCGACAGGCCTATGTGGTTTACCCGGTCATTGAAGGCACGAAGGATGATCAGCCGGAACTGGATTTCCCGCAGGATCCGAGTGAGTCAGCCGAAGCGAGTCAGAACATCAAAGCTCCAAGTCCGGCCTTGAAAGCACCTGCAAAGAAAGCAGCGAAGAAAGTTGCAGCCAAAAAAACTGCCAGGAAATCATCGAAAAAGAAGGCAGACGATGAGCTCTTTGAGAAGCCATCGCTGCGTGCCGCGACAGACATGTACGAGGAGCTTCGCCACGGCGCCCTGCACGGGTTGCGGTTGGGCTTGCTGCATGGCCGTATGCCGTCTGATGAAAAAGAGATCATCATGCAACAGTTCAAGCGTGGTGACATTGATGTGTTGATCTCGACGACGGTCATTGAAGTCGGTGTGGACGTACCGAATGCTTCGCTCATGGTGATTGAACATGCGGAGCGTTTCGGTCTGGCGCAGATGCACCAGTTGCGAGGACGTGTGGGCCGCGGCTCGGCGAAGAGCTACTGCATCCTGATGACGGGTGGCCGTGTGTCACCGGAGGCCGAGCAGCGGCTGGATGCCATGGTCCGCACGCAGGATGGCTTTGAGCTTGCCGAGCTGGATCTACAGCAGCGTGGTCCCGGCGAGTTCTTCGGCACGCGCCAGGCAGGACTGCCGGACTTCCGTGTTGCGAATCTTGTACGCGATCGACGGCTGCTGGAGCTGGCGAAGAGTGAAGCTTCTGACTTCGCAAACCTGCGTACGAAGAACGTTACGGATGAGGAGCGGGGCATCGTTCGATCACAGTTGAAGCTGCACTGGCAACGGCGTTACGGCCTGGTAGAGGCCTAG
- a CDS encoding tautomerase family protein, whose translation MPVIHVQMLGSATREQKAQIVQEFTDTMVRVLGKNPQMTHVILDEKDPENWGHAGELIADRRAKQQA comes from the coding sequence ATGCCGGTTATTCACGTGCAGATGCTGGGCAGCGCCACCCGCGAGCAGAAGGCGCAGATCGTTCAAGAGTTCACAGACACCATGGTCCGCGTTCTGGGCAAGAATCCGCAGATGACTCACGTCATCCTGGATGAAAAAGACCCTGAAAACTGGGGACACGCGGGCGAGCTGATCGCCGACCGACGCGCGAAGCAGCAGGCGTAG
- a CDS encoding ABC transporter ATP-binding protein yields MATVVLDKIRKVYETKVAVEGLSLRIEPGTMFGLLGPNGSGKTSSIRMMIGITVPDSGTVTLFDKPFERDALKRVGYLPEERGLYKKMNVMEQITFMGQLRGLSATEADKRGKLWAERLQITEALPKKTEELSKGMQQKIQFITALIHEPELIIMDEPFSGLDPVNGALLQDTLLELRREGKAILFSTHRMDQVEKMCDSIALIHRGRIVLEGNMREIKSRYPKNRVDVTFEGDNSFLRNAVVESAEEFGGGMANIKLRGDGITTMPDAQPLLAEAVARGTRISRFEVKEPTLEEIFIERVGGSIDA; encoded by the coding sequence ATGGCAACGGTTGTACTCGACAAGATTCGTAAAGTGTATGAGACCAAGGTCGCGGTAGAGGGCCTGTCCCTGCGCATCGAGCCGGGCACGATGTTCGGCCTGCTGGGCCCGAACGGCAGCGGTAAGACATCGTCCATCCGCATGATGATCGGCATCACCGTGCCGGACAGCGGAACGGTCACGCTCTTCGACAAGCCGTTCGAGCGGGATGCTCTGAAGCGCGTCGGCTACCTGCCGGAAGAGCGCGGCCTGTACAAGAAGATGAATGTGATGGAACAGATCACGTTCATGGGCCAGTTGCGTGGACTGTCCGCCACCGAAGCCGACAAGCGCGGCAAGCTGTGGGCAGAACGACTGCAGATCACCGAGGCTCTTCCGAAAAAGACGGAAGAACTGAGCAAGGGTATGCAGCAGAAGATCCAATTCATCACCGCGCTGATCCATGAGCCGGAGCTGATCATCATGGACGAGCCGTTCAGCGGCCTCGACCCGGTGAATGGTGCGCTCCTCCAGGACACGTTGCTCGAACTGCGCCGCGAGGGTAAGGCAATCCTCTTCTCGACACACCGCATGGACCAGGTGGAAAAGATGTGCGACTCCATCGCGCTCATCCATCGCGGCCGCATCGTGCTGGAAGGCAACATGCGCGAGATCAAGAGCCGCTATCCGAAGAATCGCGTTGACGTGACCTTCGAAGGGGACAACAGTTTCCTGCGCAACGCGGTCGTCGAAAGCGCGGAAGAGTTCGGTGGCGGCATGGCCAACATCAAGCTGCGCGGCGACGGCATCACGACGATGCCGGACGCACAGCCGCTGCTGGCCGAGGCGGTCGCACGCGGCACACGCATCTCCCGCTTTGAAGTGAAAGAACCGACGCTGGAAGAGATCTTCATCGAGCGCGTAGGAGGGAGCATCGATGCGTAA
- a CDS encoding ABC transporter permease gives MRNIFLIARREYLERVRTKGFMIATILIPLLMGGGIAASILIAKHSKSSSHIVIVSPDLALANDVQDQLNRDTEGEMLLNVIAPPSANTLPGLKASLKSKDIDGYLWITPSTHKGAKPLIEYRQGSSADLATRNTVKDALDKVLTRDRLVAQGMNKADVADMMSPITMNATDEEQDNTSANFAGAYVLFFLMYMVIMLYGMNVARSIIEEKTSRVFEVMLATVKPAEMMAGKVIGVGSVGLTQVFIWMAAAVVLTATPLLTHFLGGGTHISLSAAQVGYFIVYFLLGYLLYSSIAAALGAMTNSEQELQQLNMFLVMPLAACMVTLPLVLNSPNSIYARILSLIPFCTPLLMYMRITVSPVPWYEVAASIVLMMITIYIVLWIASRIYRVGILMYGKKPNLPEILRWMKYS, from the coding sequence ATGCGTAATATCTTTCTGATTGCACGCCGCGAATACCTTGAGCGCGTGCGCACCAAGGGCTTCATGATCGCCACGATCCTGATCCCGTTGCTGATGGGTGGCGGCATTGCGGCGTCGATCCTCATCGCGAAGCACTCGAAGTCAAGCTCGCACATCGTCATCGTCTCGCCGGACCTGGCACTGGCGAATGATGTGCAGGACCAGCTCAATCGCGATACCGAAGGCGAGATGCTGCTGAACGTCATCGCTCCGCCCAGCGCGAACACGCTGCCCGGTCTGAAGGCGTCGTTGAAGTCGAAGGATATCGACGGTTATCTGTGGATCACACCGTCGACACATAAAGGCGCGAAACCGCTCATCGAGTATCGCCAGGGATCGTCTGCTGATCTGGCCACGCGCAACACCGTAAAAGACGCGCTGGACAAGGTGCTGACACGCGACCGCCTGGTAGCACAAGGCATGAACAAAGCTGACGTTGCGGACATGATGAGTCCCATCACCATGAACGCCACGGATGAGGAACAGGACAACACCAGCGCGAACTTCGCGGGTGCCTACGTGCTCTTCTTCCTCATGTACATGGTCATCATGCTCTATGGCATGAACGTGGCTCGATCCATCATCGAAGAGAAGACATCGCGCGTCTTTGAAGTAATGCTGGCCACGGTGAAGCCTGCCGAGATGATGGCCGGCAAGGTGATTGGTGTCGGCTCCGTGGGTTTGACACAGGTCTTTATCTGGATGGCTGCCGCCGTAGTCCTGACGGCGACGCCGCTGCTGACGCACTTTCTCGGAGGCGGCACACACATCTCGCTTTCTGCAGCGCAGGTTGGTTACTTCATCGTCTACTTCCTGCTGGGCTATCTGTTGTACTCGTCCATCGCCGCGGCACTGGGCGCCATGACCAACTCTGAGCAGGAGCTGCAGCAGCTGAATATGTTTCTGGTGATGCCGCTGGCCGCATGCATGGTTACGCTGCCGCTTGTGCTCAATTCGCCCAACAGCATCTACGCACGCATCCTGTCGCTGATCCCGTTCTGTACACCGCTGCTGATGTACATGCGCATCACTGTCTCGCCGGTTCCCTGGTATGAGGTCGCGGCTTCGATCGTGCTGATGATGATCACCATCTACATCGTGCTTTGGATCGCCAGCCGTATCTACCGAGTGGGTATTTTGATGTACGGCAAGAAGCCGAACCTGCCGGAGATCCTGCGCTGGATGAAGTACAGCTAA